Proteins from a genomic interval of Echeneis naucrates chromosome 21, fEcheNa1.1, whole genome shotgun sequence:
- the cpap gene encoding centromere protein J isoform X1 → MSSPAGLQSCSSAHFLARWMPSSSRAGVILNPTPDLAGSLRHISAVGSPPPEPDGSFASDFAPLPASVDSSCVGGFARPAGGERSGTDRPLYGPHRDSDGQLDSLDEMESKSQDLPLMVKLEELRKWQQHMQEQLKAHQLEELLQLQEEQQRLLGMMNESQHNTGDHSERSELSGAEWEESLLQETSHYRESPYRPPINCFRIPPSSNCGFRQEQQLSLAQRRDLLSKGQQHKGPDDNEDGTWTSRDNDDMNQSDATSSFQEHDDTLKQIHSLALSEDRGRKEDTPSDDRPIKPGIGGHKQTFEELLEEQLKLEEQRQKSAQQQQSQDGPEAVQPPPKRAFLKRGEGLSRFTNNGKISLPKKEMKKDSKPAPQAKVVTRSNSEPAAVPKGGTNGLQRKTAILNKENKLRNLNSPPQDIRAESKTARMKVLGSHQKQNTEGSESAPTDPEGRQTKQGQLRQVKEQNNRTVSGQTLRKPDPHRLQPNPVTKQVGLLESCAAKDKSSGSKVESAERRAGSEAAAGGHGLPLDSFELSFQEKLQRWECDRQLESMELGEFELLEQAAEELSFSSNSSFVMKLLQMDQHHQQLQSAQGLHQRRLSSTPIKSPPRGVLQRCHSLGSGGGLASKSMSVNSEGFGVKMRDDAVKSKVNSKERQDMPESGRGNKDKKSDVSSCGGSECEDQEMSVKPPLFPSTFTFPAQFNPPYDKRSYQDEDSCRDSDVTQDGDGESGTVLSNDESTLTDDKHEQEGKVVFDDDDTWNDLEETAVDPHHDTSGVGPVSDATANPVSAPERTLLRKVAVSKAVEPDKGTVVGSANLDLDPPPPVSQLMTRLFPSLKPKTQNASLPPPAVSFAPESKKPAEEAGQQVQSLQLRERLVQLEIEIERFKQENAVLTKLRQENEKKQETLRKERLEFEQTKADELAKFEEYKREETKKLQKERKLFEKHAAAARAIPDKKEREEIQALKQQLSSLQEELRRKESRWSSTHSRLRQQINSLSQENGALQDEVRMLEKLRLSALKKSPVNAQKDKETKDGSGLFPNNIPSVTKGVKFASPLDSRGGSSSSSSSSSPPQSSTAAASQTSSGEINQPAAVGMKSSLRRPSMPATTTSSSSVPGRRTEERSASADKSQDKQPQQEESNSSSPKRDSPPKEPECSEAEEAEPAEEIITHSDGKVEKVLRGGDRIVIFPNGTRKEVSADGQTLKVTFFNGDTKQVTADQTVIYYYSEAQTTHITYPDGLEVLHFPNNQTEKLFPDGRKEITFPDQTVKNLFPDGREESVLTDGTVIQVNPDGTKEILFNTGQKEIHTADYKRREYPDGTVKTVYSDGRQETRYPTGRLRIKDKDGNVVLDHRT, encoded by the exons ATGTCATCTCCAGCCGGGCTTCAGTCCTGCTCCTCGGCACACTTCTTAGCGAGGTGGATGCCAAGTAGCAGCAGAGCTGGGGTGATCCTCAACCCCACCCCGGACCTGGCCGGTTCCCTGCGCCACATTTCTGCAGTCGGATCCCCGCCCCCGGAGCCCGACGGCTCTTTCGCCTCCGACTTCGCCCCGCTGCCGGCCTCCGTGGACAGCAGCTGCGTCGGCGGGTTTGCGCGGCCGGCTGGAGGAGAAAGGTCTGGGACTGACAGGCCACTGTACGGCCCTCACAGAGATTCAGATGGACAGCTGGACAGTCTGGATGAGATGGAGAGCAAATCGCAGGATCTGCCCCTGATGGTGAAGCTGGAGGAG CTGAGGAAATGGCAGCAACACATGCAGGAGCAGCTAAAGGCACATCAGTTGGAGGAGCTGCTCCAACTccaggaagagcagcagaggctgCTGGGAATGATGAATGAGTCCCAGCACAACACAGGAG ATCATTCTGAGAGATCAGAGCTGTCAGGAGCAGAATGGGAGGAGAGCTTGCTGCAGGAAACCTCTCATTACAGAGAGAGTCCATACAGGCCGCCCATAAACTGCTTTAGGATCCCACCAAGCTCTAACTGTGGCTTTCGACAGGAACAACAGCTCTCACTAGCACAGAGACGGGATCTGCTATCAAAGGGTCAACAACACAAGGGGCCGGATGACAATGAAGATG GCACCTGGACCTCCAGAGACAATGATGATATGAATCAGAGCGATGCCACAAGCAGTTTTCAGGAGCATGatgacacattaaaacaaattcaTAGCCTGGCTTTGTCTGAAGACCGTGGTAGAAAAGAAGATACGCCTTCTGATGACAG ACCTATTAAACCAGGCATTGGCGGTCACAAACAGACATTTGAAGAGTTGTTAGAGGAGCAACTGAAGCTGGAGGAACAGAGGCAGAAATCTGCTCAGCAACAGCAG AGTCAAGATGGACCTGAAGCTGTACAACCTCCTCCCAAAAGAGCCTTTCTGAAGCGCGGTGAGGGGCTTTCTAGATTTACCAACAATGGCAAAATCTCTTTACcaaagaaagagatgaagaaggaCTCCAAACCGGCACCCCAAGCCAAAGTAGTCACCCGCAGCAACTCAGAGCCTGCAGCAGTTCCAAAAGGTGGCACAAATGGCCTCCAGCGTAAAACTGCCATATTAAACAAGGAGAACAAACTAAGGAATCTTAATTCTCCACCTCAGGACATCAGAGCAGAAAGTAAGACAGCTCGGATGAAGGTTTTGGGTAGTCATCAGAAGCAGAATACAGAAGGATCAGAGTCTGCTCCAACTGACCCAGAGGGCCGACAAACCAAACAGGGTCAACTGAGGCAAGTAAAGGAACAGAATAACAGGACAGTTTCTGGGCAGACTCTGAGAAAACCCGATCCTCACCGCCTGCAGCCAAACCCTGTAACCAAACAGGTTGGCCTTTTGGAATCCTGTGCAGCTAAAGACAAAAGTAGCGGTTCAAAAGTGGAATCGGCAGAACGAAGAGCGGgatcagaagcagcagcaggaggacatGGACTTCCACTGGACTCGTTTGAGTTGTCTTTCCAGGAGAAGCTCCAGCGCTGGGAGTGTGACCGGCAGCTGGAGAGCATGGAGCTGGGAGAGTTTGAGCTCCTGGAGCAGGCAGCTGAAGAACTGTCCTTCTCATCCAACTCTTCTTTTGTCATGAAG CTTCTTCAGATGGATCAGCAccaccagcagctgcagtctgCTCAGGGCCTCCACCAGCGACGGCTCTCCTCCACCCCTATCAAGTCGCCCCCCAGAGGTGTGCTTCAGAGATGCCATAGTcttggcagtggtggtggtCTGGCATCTAAAAGCATGTCTGTGAACTCAGAAGGTTTTGGGGTGAAGATGAGAGATGATGCAGTCAAGAGCAAAGTGAACAGTAAGGAGAGACAGGACATGCCGGAGAGTGGAAGAGGAAACAAGGACAAGAAGTCTGATGTTTCATCATGTGGTGGCTCTGAATGTGAAGACCAGGAGATGTCGGTGAAACCACCTTTGTTTCCCAGTACCTTTACCTTTCCTGCACAGTTTAACCCCCCATATGATAAGCGGTCGTATCAGGATGAGGACAGTTGTAGAGATTCAGATGTGACACAAGATGGCGACGGAGAGAGCGGCACTGTTCTCAGTAATGACGAGTCCACCTTGACAGATGACAAACATGAGCAGGAGGGGAAAGTTGTGTTTGATGACGATGACACGTGGAATGACTTGGAAGAAACTGCAGTCGACCCACACCATGACACCAGCGGAGTCGGTCCAGTTTCTGATGCAACAGCCAACCCCGTCTCCGCACCAGAGCGGACTTTGTTGAGGAAGGTGGCAGTGAGCAAAGCTGTGGAGCCGGATAAAGGCACAGTCGTTGGTTCAGCCAATCTGGACCTGGATCCGCCTCCTCCTGTGTCCCAGCTCATGACCAGGTTGTTTCCCTCACTGAAGCCAAAGACCCAGAATGCATCTCTCCCGcctcctgctgtttcttttgCACCTGAATCCAAAAAACCAGCAGAGGAGGCAG GCCAGCAGGTCCAATCTCTACAGCTGAGGGAGAGACTGGTGCAGCTGGAGATTGAGATTGAGAGATTTAAACAGGAGAATGCCGTCCTCACCAAACTCAGACAGGAGAATGAGAAAAAGCAGGAAACCCTCAG GAAAGAGCGTTTGGAGTTTGAGCAAACGAAAGCGGACGAGCTGGCCAAGTTCGAGGAGTACAAGAGAGAGGAAACCAAGAAGCTGCAGAAGGAGCGCAAACTGTTTGAGAAACATGCGGCAGCTGCCCGAGCCATCCCTGACAAGAAGGAGCGAGAGGAAATCCAG GcgctgaagcagcagctgagctccctgcaggaggagctgaggaggaaggagagccGCTGGAGCTCCACTCACAGCCGACTGCGGCAACAGATCAACTCCCTCAGCCAGGAGAACGGCGCTCTCCAGGACGAG GTCCGCATGTTGGAAAAGCTTCGGCTCAGTGCCTTGAAGAAAAGCCCCGTCAAtgcacagaaagacaaagaaaccaAAGATGGTTCCGGATTATTTCCAAACAATATTCCATCTGTGACCAAAGGAGTCAAATTTGCT agTCCTCTTGACTCcagaggaggaagcagcagcagcagcagcagcagcagtcctccacagagcagcacagctgCAGCCAGCCAGACGAGCTCTGGGGAGATCAACCAGCCGGCTGCAG TAGGGATGAAGAGCAGCCTGAGGAGACCTTCAATGCCAGCCACCaccacttcttcctcctctgtgcctGGCAGGAGGACGGAGGAGAGGTCAGCATCTGCCGACAAGAGCcaggacaaacaaccacagcaGGAAGAGTCGAACAGCAGCTCTCCG AAAAGAGATTCTCCGCCAAAAGAACCCGAGTGCAGCGAGGCCGAAGAGGCAGAACCAGCTGAGGAGATCATCACACACTCCGATGGGAAG GTGGAGAAGGTTCTGCGTGGAGGCGATCGCATCGTCATCTTCCCCAACGGGACGAGGAAGGAGGTGTCAGCAGACGGCCAGACCCTCAAGGTGACCTTCTTCAACGGAGACACCAAACAGGTCACGGCCGACCAGACAGTG ATCTACTATTACTCTGAGGCCCAGACGACACACATCACCTACCCAGACGGCCTGGAGGTCCTGCACTTCCCCAACAACCAGACCG AAAAGCTTTTTCCAGACGGCCGTAAAGAAATCACCTTCCCAGACCAGACGGTCAAGAACTTGTTTCCAGACGGCAGAGAGGAGAGCGTGTTGACGGACGGCACCGTCATACAGGTCAACCC GGACGGCACCAAGGAGATCCTCTTCAACACGGGCCAGAAGGAGATCCACACGGCCGACTACAAGAGGAGGGAGTATCCCGACGGCACGGTGAAGACGGTCTACAGCGACGGGCGTCAGGAAACACGCTACCCCACCGGACGGCTCCGGATCAAAGACAAAGACGGCAACGTCGTCCTGGACCACAGGACGTAG
- the cpap gene encoding centromere protein J isoform X2, translating into MSSPAGLQSCSSAHFLARWMPSSSRAGVILNPTPDLAGSLRHISAVGSPPPEPDGSFASDFAPLPASVDSSCVGGFARPAGGERSGTDRPLYGPHRDSDGQLDSLDEMESKSQDLPLMVKLEELRKWQQHMQEQLKAHQLEELLQLQEEQQRLLGMMNESQHNTGDHSERSELSGAEWEESLLQETSHYRESPYRPPINCFRIPPSSNCGFRQEQQLSLAQRRDLLSKGQQHKGPDDNEDGTWTSRDNDDMNQSDATSSFQEHDDTLKQIHSLALSEDRGRKEDTPSDDRPIKPGIGGHKQTFEELLEEQLKLEEQRQKSAQQQQSQDGPEAVQPPPKRAFLKRGEGLSRFTNNGKISLPKKEMKKDSKPAPQAKVVTRSNSEPAAVPKGGTNGLQRKTAILNKENKLRNLNSPPQDIRAESKTARMKVLGSHQKQNTEGSESAPTDPEGRQTKQGQLRQVKEQNNRTVSGQTLRKPDPHRLQPNPVTKQVGLLESCAAKDKSSGSKVESAERRAGSEAAAGGHGLPLDSFELSFQEKLQRWECDRQLESMELGEFELLEQAAEELSFSSNSSFVMKLLQMDQHHQQLQSAQGLHQRRLSSTPIKSPPRGVLQRCHSLGSGGGLASKSMSVNSEGFGVKMRDDAVKSKVNSKERQDMPESGRGNKDKKSDVSSCGGSECEDQEMSVKPPLFPSTFTFPAQFNPPYDKRSYQDEDSCRDSDVTQDGDGESGTVLSNDESTLTDDKHEQEGKVVFDDDDTWNDLEETAVDPHHDTSGVGPVSDATANPVSAPERTLLRKVAVSKAVEPDKGTVVGSANLDLDPPPPVSQLMTRLFPSLKPKTQNASLPPPAVSFAPESKKPAEEAGQQVQSLQLRERLVQLEIEIERFKQENAVLTKLRQENEKKQETLRKERLEFEQTKADELAKFEEYKREETKKLQKERKLFEKHAAAARAIPDKKEREEIQALKQQLSSLQEELRRKESRWSSTHSRLRQQINSLSQENGALQDEVRMLEKLRLSALKKSPVNAQKDKETKDGSGLFPNNIPSVTKGVKFASPLDSRGGSSSSSSSSSPPQSSTAAASQTSSGEINQPAAGMKSSLRRPSMPATTTSSSSVPGRRTEERSASADKSQDKQPQQEESNSSSPKRDSPPKEPECSEAEEAEPAEEIITHSDGKVEKVLRGGDRIVIFPNGTRKEVSADGQTLKVTFFNGDTKQVTADQTVIYYYSEAQTTHITYPDGLEVLHFPNNQTEKLFPDGRKEITFPDQTVKNLFPDGREESVLTDGTVIQVNPDGTKEILFNTGQKEIHTADYKRREYPDGTVKTVYSDGRQETRYPTGRLRIKDKDGNVVLDHRT; encoded by the exons ATGTCATCTCCAGCCGGGCTTCAGTCCTGCTCCTCGGCACACTTCTTAGCGAGGTGGATGCCAAGTAGCAGCAGAGCTGGGGTGATCCTCAACCCCACCCCGGACCTGGCCGGTTCCCTGCGCCACATTTCTGCAGTCGGATCCCCGCCCCCGGAGCCCGACGGCTCTTTCGCCTCCGACTTCGCCCCGCTGCCGGCCTCCGTGGACAGCAGCTGCGTCGGCGGGTTTGCGCGGCCGGCTGGAGGAGAAAGGTCTGGGACTGACAGGCCACTGTACGGCCCTCACAGAGATTCAGATGGACAGCTGGACAGTCTGGATGAGATGGAGAGCAAATCGCAGGATCTGCCCCTGATGGTGAAGCTGGAGGAG CTGAGGAAATGGCAGCAACACATGCAGGAGCAGCTAAAGGCACATCAGTTGGAGGAGCTGCTCCAACTccaggaagagcagcagaggctgCTGGGAATGATGAATGAGTCCCAGCACAACACAGGAG ATCATTCTGAGAGATCAGAGCTGTCAGGAGCAGAATGGGAGGAGAGCTTGCTGCAGGAAACCTCTCATTACAGAGAGAGTCCATACAGGCCGCCCATAAACTGCTTTAGGATCCCACCAAGCTCTAACTGTGGCTTTCGACAGGAACAACAGCTCTCACTAGCACAGAGACGGGATCTGCTATCAAAGGGTCAACAACACAAGGGGCCGGATGACAATGAAGATG GCACCTGGACCTCCAGAGACAATGATGATATGAATCAGAGCGATGCCACAAGCAGTTTTCAGGAGCATGatgacacattaaaacaaattcaTAGCCTGGCTTTGTCTGAAGACCGTGGTAGAAAAGAAGATACGCCTTCTGATGACAG ACCTATTAAACCAGGCATTGGCGGTCACAAACAGACATTTGAAGAGTTGTTAGAGGAGCAACTGAAGCTGGAGGAACAGAGGCAGAAATCTGCTCAGCAACAGCAG AGTCAAGATGGACCTGAAGCTGTACAACCTCCTCCCAAAAGAGCCTTTCTGAAGCGCGGTGAGGGGCTTTCTAGATTTACCAACAATGGCAAAATCTCTTTACcaaagaaagagatgaagaaggaCTCCAAACCGGCACCCCAAGCCAAAGTAGTCACCCGCAGCAACTCAGAGCCTGCAGCAGTTCCAAAAGGTGGCACAAATGGCCTCCAGCGTAAAACTGCCATATTAAACAAGGAGAACAAACTAAGGAATCTTAATTCTCCACCTCAGGACATCAGAGCAGAAAGTAAGACAGCTCGGATGAAGGTTTTGGGTAGTCATCAGAAGCAGAATACAGAAGGATCAGAGTCTGCTCCAACTGACCCAGAGGGCCGACAAACCAAACAGGGTCAACTGAGGCAAGTAAAGGAACAGAATAACAGGACAGTTTCTGGGCAGACTCTGAGAAAACCCGATCCTCACCGCCTGCAGCCAAACCCTGTAACCAAACAGGTTGGCCTTTTGGAATCCTGTGCAGCTAAAGACAAAAGTAGCGGTTCAAAAGTGGAATCGGCAGAACGAAGAGCGGgatcagaagcagcagcaggaggacatGGACTTCCACTGGACTCGTTTGAGTTGTCTTTCCAGGAGAAGCTCCAGCGCTGGGAGTGTGACCGGCAGCTGGAGAGCATGGAGCTGGGAGAGTTTGAGCTCCTGGAGCAGGCAGCTGAAGAACTGTCCTTCTCATCCAACTCTTCTTTTGTCATGAAG CTTCTTCAGATGGATCAGCAccaccagcagctgcagtctgCTCAGGGCCTCCACCAGCGACGGCTCTCCTCCACCCCTATCAAGTCGCCCCCCAGAGGTGTGCTTCAGAGATGCCATAGTcttggcagtggtggtggtCTGGCATCTAAAAGCATGTCTGTGAACTCAGAAGGTTTTGGGGTGAAGATGAGAGATGATGCAGTCAAGAGCAAAGTGAACAGTAAGGAGAGACAGGACATGCCGGAGAGTGGAAGAGGAAACAAGGACAAGAAGTCTGATGTTTCATCATGTGGTGGCTCTGAATGTGAAGACCAGGAGATGTCGGTGAAACCACCTTTGTTTCCCAGTACCTTTACCTTTCCTGCACAGTTTAACCCCCCATATGATAAGCGGTCGTATCAGGATGAGGACAGTTGTAGAGATTCAGATGTGACACAAGATGGCGACGGAGAGAGCGGCACTGTTCTCAGTAATGACGAGTCCACCTTGACAGATGACAAACATGAGCAGGAGGGGAAAGTTGTGTTTGATGACGATGACACGTGGAATGACTTGGAAGAAACTGCAGTCGACCCACACCATGACACCAGCGGAGTCGGTCCAGTTTCTGATGCAACAGCCAACCCCGTCTCCGCACCAGAGCGGACTTTGTTGAGGAAGGTGGCAGTGAGCAAAGCTGTGGAGCCGGATAAAGGCACAGTCGTTGGTTCAGCCAATCTGGACCTGGATCCGCCTCCTCCTGTGTCCCAGCTCATGACCAGGTTGTTTCCCTCACTGAAGCCAAAGACCCAGAATGCATCTCTCCCGcctcctgctgtttcttttgCACCTGAATCCAAAAAACCAGCAGAGGAGGCAG GCCAGCAGGTCCAATCTCTACAGCTGAGGGAGAGACTGGTGCAGCTGGAGATTGAGATTGAGAGATTTAAACAGGAGAATGCCGTCCTCACCAAACTCAGACAGGAGAATGAGAAAAAGCAGGAAACCCTCAG GAAAGAGCGTTTGGAGTTTGAGCAAACGAAAGCGGACGAGCTGGCCAAGTTCGAGGAGTACAAGAGAGAGGAAACCAAGAAGCTGCAGAAGGAGCGCAAACTGTTTGAGAAACATGCGGCAGCTGCCCGAGCCATCCCTGACAAGAAGGAGCGAGAGGAAATCCAG GcgctgaagcagcagctgagctccctgcaggaggagctgaggaggaaggagagccGCTGGAGCTCCACTCACAGCCGACTGCGGCAACAGATCAACTCCCTCAGCCAGGAGAACGGCGCTCTCCAGGACGAG GTCCGCATGTTGGAAAAGCTTCGGCTCAGTGCCTTGAAGAAAAGCCCCGTCAAtgcacagaaagacaaagaaaccaAAGATGGTTCCGGATTATTTCCAAACAATATTCCATCTGTGACCAAAGGAGTCAAATTTGCT agTCCTCTTGACTCcagaggaggaagcagcagcagcagcagcagcagcagtcctccacagagcagcacagctgCAGCCAGCCAGACGAGCTCTGGGGAGATCAACCAGCCGGCTGCAG GGATGAAGAGCAGCCTGAGGAGACCTTCAATGCCAGCCACCaccacttcttcctcctctgtgcctGGCAGGAGGACGGAGGAGAGGTCAGCATCTGCCGACAAGAGCcaggacaaacaaccacagcaGGAAGAGTCGAACAGCAGCTCTCCG AAAAGAGATTCTCCGCCAAAAGAACCCGAGTGCAGCGAGGCCGAAGAGGCAGAACCAGCTGAGGAGATCATCACACACTCCGATGGGAAG GTGGAGAAGGTTCTGCGTGGAGGCGATCGCATCGTCATCTTCCCCAACGGGACGAGGAAGGAGGTGTCAGCAGACGGCCAGACCCTCAAGGTGACCTTCTTCAACGGAGACACCAAACAGGTCACGGCCGACCAGACAGTG ATCTACTATTACTCTGAGGCCCAGACGACACACATCACCTACCCAGACGGCCTGGAGGTCCTGCACTTCCCCAACAACCAGACCG AAAAGCTTTTTCCAGACGGCCGTAAAGAAATCACCTTCCCAGACCAGACGGTCAAGAACTTGTTTCCAGACGGCAGAGAGGAGAGCGTGTTGACGGACGGCACCGTCATACAGGTCAACCC GGACGGCACCAAGGAGATCCTCTTCAACACGGGCCAGAAGGAGATCCACACGGCCGACTACAAGAGGAGGGAGTATCCCGACGGCACGGTGAAGACGGTCTACAGCGACGGGCGTCAGGAAACACGCTACCCCACCGGACGGCTCCGGATCAAAGACAAAGACGGCAACGTCGTCCTGGACCACAGGACGTAG